From one Candidatus Kaelpia imicola genomic stretch:
- a CDS encoding secretin N-terminal domain-containing protein, with translation MRVFKNTLLMFSLILLTWPASTLAIEKDINIKGKKISLDFKDVGLKDILKAFSMQSGMNFIASDKIEDKKITLYMESVPVSSALDTILKANNLTYEQPSGTNIIMIKEMRVPEVETLTQIYKLNYANAEGVKTLFDAMSKVKKIEEVSSAGSKVSKSFSQGVLSEYGKIAADTRTNSLIVTDIPARFPIIEEAIAKLDEPTPQVMIEAEILEVSTDYMEQIGIDFGTNGFAKITGAVKNTELLFRDLAGTPSTDNAAYGTISTSSFTAILDMLKSDTKTKVLARPRILTLNNETAEIKITAETAVSEITESFSDESRTETSAERIETGVSLIVTPVINNDGYVTIKVEPKVTEPKDSKFFKGTYVDPHTRSAKTTIRVRDGDTLVMGGLIKLDETITVKKIPFLGDIPILGRVFRHNYTLTEDRELIIFITPHIVRDSHYNVSQAFQVEREFSVEESAVNKEQAIEESLEGLN, from the coding sequence ATGAGAGTTTTTAAAAATACTCTATTAATGTTCTCTCTGATACTGCTTACATGGCCTGCATCAACACTAGCTATAGAGAAGGATATCAATATTAAAGGTAAGAAGATATCCCTCGATTTTAAGGATGTCGGATTAAAGGATATTTTAAAAGCATTCTCTATGCAGTCGGGTATGAATTTTATTGCCAGCGATAAGATAGAAGATAAAAAGATTACCCTCTATATGGAGAGTGTCCCTGTATCCAGTGCTTTAGACACCATTCTTAAGGCCAACAACCTTACTTATGAGCAGCCATCGGGAACAAATATTATAATGATTAAAGAGATGAGAGTTCCGGAGGTTGAGACACTGACTCAGATATATAAACTGAATTATGCAAATGCTGAAGGCGTTAAGACTCTATTTGATGCTATGAGTAAAGTCAAAAAGATAGAAGAAGTCTCCTCTGCGGGAAGTAAAGTCAGCAAGTCTTTTAGCCAGGGCGTACTTTCAGAGTACGGTAAGATTGCGGCTGATACCCGTACAAACAGTCTGATTGTTACCGATATCCCTGCCCGCTTTCCTATAATAGAGGAGGCTATTGCAAAGCTAGACGAACCTACTCCTCAGGTTATGATAGAGGCTGAAATTTTAGAGGTTTCAACCGACTATATGGAGCAGATAGGAATTGATTTTGGAACTAATGGTTTTGCGAAAATTACAGGTGCTGTCAAAAATACAGAGCTTCTATTCAGAGATTTAGCGGGGACTCCTTCTACGGATAATGCTGCATACGGAACGATATCTACAAGCAGTTTTACAGCAATTCTTGATATGCTTAAATCAGATACCAAAACAAAGGTTTTGGCAAGGCCGAGAATTCTTACTTTAAACAATGAGACGGCCGAGATAAAGATAACGGCAGAGACTGCAGTCTCAGAGATAACAGAGAGTTTTTCGGATGAGAGTAGAACCGAGACCTCTGCAGAGAGAATAGAGACAGGAGTCAGTCTGATAGTAACCCCTGTAATTAACAATGATGGTTATGTGACAATAAAGGTTGAGCCGAAGGTTACAGAACCTAAAGACTCTAAATTTTTCAAAGGTACTTATGTAGATCCGCATACCCGCTCCGCCAAGACAACAATAAGAGTTAGAGATGGAGATACGCTTGTGATGGGCGGTTTAATAAAGCTTGATGAGACTATCACGGTTAAGAAGATTCCGTTTCTTGGAGATATTCCAATTCTCGGCAGGGTCTTTAGGCATAATTATACTTTGACCGAAGATAGGGAGCTGATAATATTTATAACCCCGCATATTGTAAGAGATTCTCATTATAATGTCAGTCAGGCCTTTCAGGTTGAGAGAGAGTTTTCTGTTGAAGAGTCGGCGGTGAACAAAGAGCAGGCTATAGAAGAAAGTTTAGAGGGACTCAATTAA
- a CDS encoding ATPase, T2SS/T4P/T4SS family → MAIRERVGEILIKEGLIAEEDLAQAMEHQRENGGKLGDVLIAMGFVTEKEIAAALGKQLGISYISIASGNLRPAHDQGLEVLISEEVARKYLVLPISRTFNSLTAAVVDPLDFITIDNLRKITNCDINSVITTKAEILQAIDEFYGPRDVFKEAIESSYEKEEKSVTTSLEEISEDEVVSLDRLIAKAEEAPVVKLVDLIIRQAIEEGASDVHIESLEKKMRLRYRVDGVLQEKPPPAPHLKLAIVSRIKILAKLDIAEKRLPQDGSFVMKLEDRLVDFRVSVIPTIYGEKVVIRILDRSQLPLDLTQMGFGPSQLESFREIINQPYGVVFLTGPTGSGKTTTLYAALEEINSPDKNIITIEDPVEYRLDGVNQVQVKPQIGLTFANALRSFLRQDPDIILVGEVRDLETAEICVRAALTGHFVLSTLHTNDAASAITRLMDIGVEPYLLTPSLLMVAAQRLVRKLCSNCKEAYEPTGDILKYLKVKKDLVFKAKGCDKCRWTGYIGRAAIYELILIDSDMRDMITKHADAQKMKNLAIEKGFLTLWDSGIAKVEEGITSVEEVLRVTLIKED, encoded by the coding sequence ATGGCGATAAGAGAACGGGTCGGCGAGATACTGATAAAAGAAGGCTTGATTGCAGAAGAAGACCTGGCTCAAGCTATGGAGCATCAGAGAGAGAACGGCGGCAAGCTCGGTGACGTATTGATAGCTATGGGTTTTGTTACCGAAAAAGAGATTGCAGCTGCTCTAGGTAAACAGCTCGGCATATCTTACATTAGTATAGCCAGCGGGAATTTAAGACCTGCTCACGACCAGGGTCTTGAAGTTTTGATATCTGAAGAGGTGGCAAGAAAATATCTGGTATTGCCGATATCGAGAACGTTTAACTCTCTAACCGCTGCAGTGGTTGATCCTCTTGATTTTATAACAATAGATAATTTACGAAAAATAACCAATTGTGATATTAACTCTGTTATTACTACTAAGGCTGAAATACTGCAGGCCATAGATGAGTTTTACGGTCCTCGCGATGTTTTTAAGGAAGCTATAGAGAGTTCATATGAGAAAGAGGAAAAGAGTGTAACTACTTCTTTGGAAGAGATCTCCGAAGATGAAGTTGTTAGCCTTGACAGGCTCATTGCTAAAGCAGAAGAAGCTCCGGTTGTTAAACTTGTCGATCTTATTATAAGGCAGGCGATAGAAGAAGGAGCAAGCGATGTACATATAGAATCTCTCGAGAAGAAGATGAGGTTACGCTATAGGGTTGATGGAGTTCTTCAAGAGAAGCCGCCGCCGGCACCGCATTTAAAACTTGCTATAGTATCCCGCATAAAGATACTCGCTAAGCTTGATATAGCTGAGAAACGGCTTCCTCAGGACGGAAGTTTTGTGATGAAGCTTGAAGATAGGCTTGTTGATTTCAGAGTCTCTGTTATACCTACTATTTATGGCGAGAAGGTTGTAATAAGAATATTAGACAGGTCCCAGCTGCCGCTTGATTTAACACAGATGGGGTTTGGCCCTAGCCAATTAGAATCTTTTAGAGAGATTATAAATCAGCCTTATGGAGTGGTATTTCTTACCGGACCTACCGGAAGCGGTAAGACGACTACGCTCTATGCAGCGCTAGAGGAGATAAATAGTCCGGATAAGAATATTATCACTATTGAAGACCCTGTTGAGTACCGGCTTGACGGTGTAAATCAGGTTCAGGTTAAGCCTCAGATAGGATTGACTTTTGCCAATGCGCTAAGGTCTTTTTTAAGACAGGATCCGGATATTATCCTGGTTGGTGAAGTCAGAGATTTAGAGACTGCAGAGATCTGTGTCAGGGCTGCATTGACAGGACATTTCGTCTTATCAACACTCCATACAAATGATGCAGCATCCGCAATTACACGTCTTATGGATATTGGAGTCGAACCCTATCTATTAACTCCATCTCTGTTGATGGTTGCAGCCCAGAGGTTGGTTAGGAAGCTCTGTTCTAACTGCAAGGAGGCATATGAGCCTACAGGGGATATATTGAAATATTTAAAGGTGAAAAAGGATCTGGTTTTTAAAGCCAAGGGTTGCGACAAATGTAGGTGGACAGGCTATATTGGAAGAGCAGCTATATATGAGTTAATATTGATAGACTCTGATATGCGCGATATGATTACAAAGCATGCCGATGCTCAGAAGATGAAGAATTTAGCTATTGAGAAAGGTTTCTTAACACTCTGGGATAGCGGTATTGCTAAAG